The Thunnus maccoyii chromosome 9, fThuMac1.1, whole genome shotgun sequence genome includes a region encoding these proteins:
- the atxn2 gene encoding ataxin-2 isoform X11, with protein sequence MSMKAGGNRSKPGGGNTAGAAASGAGGSGGGRQNLGRGRHSGKGPAAVIFNGVYANMRMVHVLTSVVGTKCELKVKNGAVYEGVFKTYGPECDLVLDAAHRKSPEPSIGPRKEDIVESIIFKASDVVVVTFKDVDLNFARKDNFTDAAVSGRINGEHKEKDLEPWDGGETHNSDSLESLDTDVSNGWDPNDMFKYNEEKYGVLSTYDSSLSTYTVPLERDNSEEFLKREARAAQLAEEIEASATYKARVALENDERSEEEKYTAVVRGERETHTLSRENKYIPPGQRNREAMSWGPGRQNSPRLAQSSAGPSTPRPGPHDYSPSSGADQRVVNGGSSHWPSPCPSPSSRPPSRYQSGPSSLPPRATTPTRPPSRPPSRPSRPPSHSSHPSYPSSSSSFSHHGPTSPASTLPKRMSSEGPPRMSPKSQRTPRAHRVPPCRTTGVPPGVDLISHNAPGEVPVTPPTRSSSSGGTWSSVVSGAHRPRSPRQNSMGGASPASSSLPSPQTGTAPVETVATPTSAPSPTAASPAPNMVTSPSGDAKECRVQETRQTSPTANKENIKPLDSSPSITRPVCKGPPSMAPDHRKQIDNLKKFSVDFRLQSSSNSEPAFDQMMTKPPRDTADKPKDLPLDKASTGGREGNEEGVVVIAAGTPGGAPAPSTAATNTSKPGSPAALSPSPSAPDQKRAGLDVTSQGVQTTATSTFSGPKHEEKEEKKEAVQDQVRKSTLNPNANEFKPRFNTQPKPANTPTPPRPQGQPSPSIVVQQPPAVYGQTVCFPQMYPLTPVSPGVQKSIIWKSPAMYQVQMPHMTVSQSKPYRPVPNMPQQRSDQHHPPGTPTMMHPATAAGPPIVAQSPAYSAQYFTCSPQQFTSQPLVQQMPHYQSQAQHVFSPVMQGSARMMAPHTHGQPSLVSSSTTQYPEQTHTMYVSPGPMPQQYPHPSATLHPHPQHPQPSATPTGQGQQGGPPQHGGPPSHPAASPVQHPQHQQAAAAAAAAQALHLANPPQQQMYSALAPTPPSMTPGPNPQSPQASFPSAQQTVYIHPQQVQHGYNPNHMAHVQQHMQSGIVPSHHPAPTHPPMMLMATQGPPGGPQPPMPQTALNHIPVSSTTHFSYLAHPQVQPHHQQQL encoded by the exons ATGTCAATGAAGGCCGGTGGAAATCGCAGCAAGCCCGGCGGTGGCAACACCGCTGGTGCCGCCGCCTCCGGTGCCGGAGGAAGCGGCGGGGGAAGACAGAATCTGGGCAG ggGAAGACACAGTGGTAAAGGTCCCGCAGCA GTCATATTCAATGGTGTATATGCAAATATGAGGATGGTCCATGTCTTGACTTCAGTGGTG GGGACCAAGTGtgagctgaaagtgaaaaaCGGAGCAGTCTATGAAGGAGTGTTTAAGACATACGGTCCAGAG TGTGACCTGGTGTTGGATGCAGCCCACAGAAAGAGCCCAGAGCCGAGCATAGGCCCCAGGAAAGAGGATATTGTGGAGAGCATTATTTTCAAGGCCTCCGATGTAGTAGTGGTGACCTTCAAAGACGTGGACCTGAATTTTGCCAGGAAAG ACAACTTCACAGATGCAGCAGTGAGTGGTAGGATCAATGGCGAGCACAAAGAGAAAGATCTGGAGCCCTGGGATGGAGGAGAGACCCACAACTCTGACAGCCTCGAGTCTCTGGATACAGATGTG TCAAATGGGTGGGACCCCAATGACATGTTCAAGTACAATGAGGAGAAGTATGGAGTCTTGTCTACATATGACAGCAGCCTGTCCACATATAC GGTCCCCTTGGAGCGGGACAACTCAGAAGAGTTCCTCAAGAGAGAAGCACGTGCCGCCCAGCTGGCAGAGGAGATTGAGGCCAGCGCCACATACAAGGCCCGTGTGGCCCTGGAGAACGATGAACGCTCTGAGGAGGAGAAATATACTGCTGTGGTGCGAGGGGAAAGGGAGACTCACACACTAAGCAG GGAGAACAAGTACATTCCCCCAGGTCAGAGGAACAGAGAGGCGATGTCATGGGGGCCTGGACGTCAGAATTCACCCCGTCTGGCTCAGAGCTCAGCCGGACCCTCAACTCCTCGACCAGGACCTCACGACTACAGTCCCAGCTCCGGGGCCGACCAGAGGGTGGTCAACGGAG GTTCATCCCATTGGCCCTCACCCTGTCCGTCTCCTTCCTCCCGTCCCCCCTCTCGTTACCAGTCTGGCCCCTCCTCCCTGCCTCCTCGGGCGACCACGCCCACCAGGCCACCCTCCAGACCCCCCTCTCGACCTTCCAGGCCTCCCTCTCATTCATCCCACCCCTCCtatccctcctcctcatcttcctttTCCCACCACGGGCCCACGTCGCCAGCCTCCACTCTGCCCAAACGCATGTCTTCAGAAG GTCCACCGAGGATGTCTCCAAAATCCCAGCGGACGCCTCGTGCTCACAGAGTGCCACCCTGCCGGACCACTGGAGTCCCTCCAGGAGTGGACCTAATTTCCCACAATGCCCCTGGAGAGGTCCCAGTGACTCCACCAACCAGAAGCAGCTCCTCTGGAGGGACCTGGTCCTCTGTGGTCAGCGGAG CTCACAGACCTCGCTCCCCTCGGCAGAATAGCATGGGCGGAGCCTCCCctgcttcctcctccctcccatcACCCCAGACAGGAACGGCTCCTGTGGAAACTGTTGCCACACCGACATCAGCTCCCTCTCCTACTGCTGCTAGCCCCGCCCCCAACATGGTCACCTCTCCATCAGGAGATG CAAAAGAGTGTCGCGTCCAGGAGACAAGACAAACATCCCCCACGGCCAACAAGGAGAACATCAAGCCCTTGGATAGCTCACCTAGTATCACCAGACCAGTCTGTAAAG GACCTCCTTCTATGGCACCAgaccacagaaaacaaatagaTAATTTAAAGAAATTTAGTGTAGATTTTAGG TTGCAGTCTAGTTCAAACTCAGAGCCTGCCTTCGACCAGATGATGACCAAGCCTCCCAGAGATACAGCAGACAAGCCTAAAGACCTTCCTCTTGACAAAGCCTCCACAGGAGGGCGGGAGGGCAATGAAGAAGGTGTTGTAGTGATTGCTGCTGGCACCCCCGGAGGCGCCCCTGCTCCATCCACCGCTGCCACAAACACCAGTAAGCCTGGCAGCCCCGCTGCACTGTCCCCATCCCCATCAGCCCCAGACCAGAAGAGGGCGGGGCtggatgtgacatcacagggaGTTCAGACAACAGCGACGTCCACTTTCAGTGGGCCCAAGcatgaagagaaggaggagaagaaggaggcgGTACAAGA TCAAGTGAGAAAATCAACCCTGAACCCAAACGCCAACGAGTTCAAGCCCAGGTTCAATACACAG CCCAAACCAGCAAACACCCCCACACCCCCTCGACCCCAGGGCCAGCCCAGCCCCTCCATCGTGGTTCAGCAGCCCCCGGCTGTCTACGGACAGACAGTCTGCTTCCCCCAGATGTATCCTCTCACACCAGTCAGCCCTGGAGtgcag AAAAGCATAATATGGAAG tCTCCAGCTATGTACCAGGTTCAGATGCCTCATATGACAGTCAGCCAATCTAAACCATACAGACCAG TACCTAACATGCCCCAGCAGAGGTCAGACCAGCACCACCCACCAGGCACGCCCACCATGATGCACCCAGCGACGGCAGCAGGACCACCTATTGTAGCACAGAGCCCCGCTTACTCTGCCCAGTACTTCACCTGCAGCCCGCAGCAGTTCACCAGTCAGCCGCTGGTCCAGCAGATGCCACACTACCAATCACAG GCGCAGCATGTGTTCAGTCCAGTTATGCAGGGCAGTGCCAGAATGATGGCACCACACACGCACGGGCAGCCCAGCCTCGTCTCTTCCTCAACTACACAGTACCCAGAGCAGACACACACCATGTATG TGTCTCCAGGGCCAATGCCCCAGCAGTACCCCCATCCCAGCGCCACCTTGCACCCTCACCCGCAGCATCCCCAGCCCTCTGCTACGCCCACGGGCCAAGGCCAGCAAGGTGGTCCTCCGCAGCATGGAGGTCCCCCTAGCCACCCAGCTGCCAGCCCAGTCCAGCACCCGCAGCACCAGCAGGCGGCAGCAG CGGCGGCAGCAGCCCAGGCCCTCCACCTGGCCAACCCGCCACAGCAGCAGATGTATTCAGCTTTGGCGCCCACGCCCCCCTCCATGACCCCGGGGCCAAATCCTCAGTCTCCCCAGGCATCGTTCCCCTCTGCCCAGCAGACTGTCTATATCCACCCACAGCAGGTGCAGCACGGCTACAACCCCAACCACATGGCACATGTGCAGCAG CATATGCAGTCTGGTATAGTGCCCTCTCACCACCCggcacccacccaccccccgATGATGCTGATGGCTACCCAAGGTCCTCCAGGGGGTCCGCAGCCTCCGATGCCCCAGACTGCCCTCAACCACATCCCTGTTTCCTCCACCACACATTTCTCCTACCTGGCACATCCACAAG TGCAACCtcatcaccagcagcagctgtag
- the atxn2 gene encoding ataxin-2 isoform X4 translates to MSMKAGGNRSKPGGGNTAGAAASGAGGSGGGRQNLGRGRHSGKGPAAVIFNGVYANMRMVHVLTSVVGTKCELKVKNGAVYEGVFKTYGPECDLVLDAAHRKSPEPSIGPRKEDIVESIIFKASDVVVVTFKDVDLNFARKDNFTDAAVSGRINGEHKEKDLEPWDGGETHNSDSLESLDTDVSNGWDPNDMFKYNEEKYGVLSTYDSSLSTYTVPLERDNSEEFLKREARAAQLAEEIEASATYKARVALENDERSEEEKYTAVVRGERETHTLSRENKYIPPGQRNREAMSWGPGRQNSPRLAQSSAGPSTPRPGPHDYSPSSGADQRVVNGGSSHWPSPCPSPSSRPPSRYQSGPSSLPPRATTPTRPPSRPPSRPSRPPSHSSHPSYPSSSSSFSHHGPTSPASTLPKRMSSEGPPRMSPKSQRTPRAHRVPPCRTTGVPPGVDLISHNAPGEVPVTPPTRSSSSGGTWSSVVSGAHRPRSPRQNSMGGASPASSSLPSPQTGTAPVETVATPTSAPSPTAASPAPNMVTSPSGDAKECRVQETRQTSPTANKENIKPLDSSPSITRPVCKGPPSMAPDHRKQIDNLKKFSVDFRLQSSSNSEPAFDQMMTKPPRDTADKPKDLPLDKASTGGREGNEEGVVVIAAGTPGGAPAPSTAATNTSKPGSPAALSPSPSAPDQKRAGLDVTSQGVQTTATSTFSGPKHEEKEEKKEAVQDQVRKSTLNPNANEFKPRFNTQPKPANTPTPPRPQGQPSPSIVVQQPPAVYGQTVCFPQMYPLTPVSPGVQKSIIWKSPAMYQVQMPHMTVSQSKPYRPGKVPNMPQQRSDQHHPPGTPTMMHPATAAGPPIVAQSPAYSAQYFTCSPQQFTSQPLVQQMPHYQSQARLTSAQHVFSPVMQGSARMMAPHTHGQPSLVSSSTTQYPEQTHTMYVSPGPMPQQYPHPSATLHPHPQHPQPSATPTGQGQQGGPPQHGGPPSHPAASPVQHPQHQQAAAAAAAAQALHLANPPQQQMYSALAPTPPSMTPGPNPQSPQASFPSAQQTVYIHPQQVQHGYNPNHMAHVQQHMQSGIVPSHHPAPTHPPMMLMATQGPPGGPQPPMPQTALNHIPVSSTTHFSYLAHPQVQPHHQQQL, encoded by the exons ATGTCAATGAAGGCCGGTGGAAATCGCAGCAAGCCCGGCGGTGGCAACACCGCTGGTGCCGCCGCCTCCGGTGCCGGAGGAAGCGGCGGGGGAAGACAGAATCTGGGCAG ggGAAGACACAGTGGTAAAGGTCCCGCAGCA GTCATATTCAATGGTGTATATGCAAATATGAGGATGGTCCATGTCTTGACTTCAGTGGTG GGGACCAAGTGtgagctgaaagtgaaaaaCGGAGCAGTCTATGAAGGAGTGTTTAAGACATACGGTCCAGAG TGTGACCTGGTGTTGGATGCAGCCCACAGAAAGAGCCCAGAGCCGAGCATAGGCCCCAGGAAAGAGGATATTGTGGAGAGCATTATTTTCAAGGCCTCCGATGTAGTAGTGGTGACCTTCAAAGACGTGGACCTGAATTTTGCCAGGAAAG ACAACTTCACAGATGCAGCAGTGAGTGGTAGGATCAATGGCGAGCACAAAGAGAAAGATCTGGAGCCCTGGGATGGAGGAGAGACCCACAACTCTGACAGCCTCGAGTCTCTGGATACAGATGTG TCAAATGGGTGGGACCCCAATGACATGTTCAAGTACAATGAGGAGAAGTATGGAGTCTTGTCTACATATGACAGCAGCCTGTCCACATATAC GGTCCCCTTGGAGCGGGACAACTCAGAAGAGTTCCTCAAGAGAGAAGCACGTGCCGCCCAGCTGGCAGAGGAGATTGAGGCCAGCGCCACATACAAGGCCCGTGTGGCCCTGGAGAACGATGAACGCTCTGAGGAGGAGAAATATACTGCTGTGGTGCGAGGGGAAAGGGAGACTCACACACTAAGCAG GGAGAACAAGTACATTCCCCCAGGTCAGAGGAACAGAGAGGCGATGTCATGGGGGCCTGGACGTCAGAATTCACCCCGTCTGGCTCAGAGCTCAGCCGGACCCTCAACTCCTCGACCAGGACCTCACGACTACAGTCCCAGCTCCGGGGCCGACCAGAGGGTGGTCAACGGAG GTTCATCCCATTGGCCCTCACCCTGTCCGTCTCCTTCCTCCCGTCCCCCCTCTCGTTACCAGTCTGGCCCCTCCTCCCTGCCTCCTCGGGCGACCACGCCCACCAGGCCACCCTCCAGACCCCCCTCTCGACCTTCCAGGCCTCCCTCTCATTCATCCCACCCCTCCtatccctcctcctcatcttcctttTCCCACCACGGGCCCACGTCGCCAGCCTCCACTCTGCCCAAACGCATGTCTTCAGAAG GTCCACCGAGGATGTCTCCAAAATCCCAGCGGACGCCTCGTGCTCACAGAGTGCCACCCTGCCGGACCACTGGAGTCCCTCCAGGAGTGGACCTAATTTCCCACAATGCCCCTGGAGAGGTCCCAGTGACTCCACCAACCAGAAGCAGCTCCTCTGGAGGGACCTGGTCCTCTGTGGTCAGCGGAG CTCACAGACCTCGCTCCCCTCGGCAGAATAGCATGGGCGGAGCCTCCCctgcttcctcctccctcccatcACCCCAGACAGGAACGGCTCCTGTGGAAACTGTTGCCACACCGACATCAGCTCCCTCTCCTACTGCTGCTAGCCCCGCCCCCAACATGGTCACCTCTCCATCAGGAGATG CAAAAGAGTGTCGCGTCCAGGAGACAAGACAAACATCCCCCACGGCCAACAAGGAGAACATCAAGCCCTTGGATAGCTCACCTAGTATCACCAGACCAGTCTGTAAAG GACCTCCTTCTATGGCACCAgaccacagaaaacaaatagaTAATTTAAAGAAATTTAGTGTAGATTTTAGG TTGCAGTCTAGTTCAAACTCAGAGCCTGCCTTCGACCAGATGATGACCAAGCCTCCCAGAGATACAGCAGACAAGCCTAAAGACCTTCCTCTTGACAAAGCCTCCACAGGAGGGCGGGAGGGCAATGAAGAAGGTGTTGTAGTGATTGCTGCTGGCACCCCCGGAGGCGCCCCTGCTCCATCCACCGCTGCCACAAACACCAGTAAGCCTGGCAGCCCCGCTGCACTGTCCCCATCCCCATCAGCCCCAGACCAGAAGAGGGCGGGGCtggatgtgacatcacagggaGTTCAGACAACAGCGACGTCCACTTTCAGTGGGCCCAAGcatgaagagaaggaggagaagaaggaggcgGTACAAGA TCAAGTGAGAAAATCAACCCTGAACCCAAACGCCAACGAGTTCAAGCCCAGGTTCAATACACAG CCCAAACCAGCAAACACCCCCACACCCCCTCGACCCCAGGGCCAGCCCAGCCCCTCCATCGTGGTTCAGCAGCCCCCGGCTGTCTACGGACAGACAGTCTGCTTCCCCCAGATGTATCCTCTCACACCAGTCAGCCCTGGAGtgcag AAAAGCATAATATGGAAG tCTCCAGCTATGTACCAGGTTCAGATGCCTCATATGACAGTCAGCCAATCTAAACCATACAGACCAGGTAAAG TACCTAACATGCCCCAGCAGAGGTCAGACCAGCACCACCCACCAGGCACGCCCACCATGATGCACCCAGCGACGGCAGCAGGACCACCTATTGTAGCACAGAGCCCCGCTTACTCTGCCCAGTACTTCACCTGCAGCCCGCAGCAGTTCACCAGTCAGCCGCTGGTCCAGCAGATGCCACACTACCAATCACAGGCAAGACTCACCTCT GCGCAGCATGTGTTCAGTCCAGTTATGCAGGGCAGTGCCAGAATGATGGCACCACACACGCACGGGCAGCCCAGCCTCGTCTCTTCCTCAACTACACAGTACCCAGAGCAGACACACACCATGTATG TGTCTCCAGGGCCAATGCCCCAGCAGTACCCCCATCCCAGCGCCACCTTGCACCCTCACCCGCAGCATCCCCAGCCCTCTGCTACGCCCACGGGCCAAGGCCAGCAAGGTGGTCCTCCGCAGCATGGAGGTCCCCCTAGCCACCCAGCTGCCAGCCCAGTCCAGCACCCGCAGCACCAGCAGGCGGCAGCAG CGGCGGCAGCAGCCCAGGCCCTCCACCTGGCCAACCCGCCACAGCAGCAGATGTATTCAGCTTTGGCGCCCACGCCCCCCTCCATGACCCCGGGGCCAAATCCTCAGTCTCCCCAGGCATCGTTCCCCTCTGCCCAGCAGACTGTCTATATCCACCCACAGCAGGTGCAGCACGGCTACAACCCCAACCACATGGCACATGTGCAGCAG CATATGCAGTCTGGTATAGTGCCCTCTCACCACCCggcacccacccaccccccgATGATGCTGATGGCTACCCAAGGTCCTCCAGGGGGTCCGCAGCCTCCGATGCCCCAGACTGCCCTCAACCACATCCCTGTTTCCTCCACCACACATTTCTCCTACCTGGCACATCCACAAG TGCAACCtcatcaccagcagcagctgtag